A window of Callospermophilus lateralis isolate mCalLat2 chromosome 13, mCalLat2.hap1, whole genome shotgun sequence contains these coding sequences:
- the LOC143412140 gene encoding transmembrane epididymal protein 1-like: MGGFEGHLYPGLSLFLYGLYQAQLVSRALICNSRVQYPPCRPWDRGRWAKLRQIYYIGPMKILSAFILVAQELNSVHGQLVLISKMYHQRDFMYRKQWQHLTLYLTFFLTGCADMVSQNLMPQRCVALEQGTQALGIFLFLPLMVSHMQDTEGVELQFHILLTQAMFLLTVVVTAELWAPNAMLIWTMKAFLYMITGSWLVQIGFMLFKPISGYKWMDDDKNDIAFATTFFCWHVVFNASLMIWIYGFSFLWYCYIFIKD, from the coding sequence ATGGGAGGCTTTGAGGGTCATCTGTACCCAGGGCTGTCTCTGTTCCTCTATGGACTTTACCAGGCGCAGCTCGTCTCTAGGGCCTTGATCTGCAACTCCCGGGTCCAGTATCCACCATGTCGCCCTTGGGACAGAGGAAGATGGGCAAAGCTACGGCAGATATATTACATTGGCCCGATGAAGATCCTAAGTGCCTTCATTTTAGTAGCCCAAGAGTTGAACAGCGTTCATGGACAGCTGGTTCTTATCAGCAAGATGTATCACCAGAGAGACTTTATGTACCGCAAACAGTGGCAGCACCTCACTCTCTATTTGACCTTCTTCCTGACGGGGTGTGCAGATATGGTGAGCCAGAACCTGATGCCCCAGAGGTGTGTGGCTCTGGAGCAAGGCACCCAAGCCCTGGGCATATTTCTGTTTCTGCCCTTGATGGTGTCTCACATGCAGGACACAGAAGGAGTAGAACTGCAGTTTCACATCCTGCTCACCCAGGCCATGTTCCTGCTAACGGTGGTAGTGACTGCAGAGCTCTGGGCTCCCAATGCCATGCTGATATGGACAATGAAGGCCTTTTTGTACATGATCACAGGCTCTTGGTTGGTACAGATAGGCTTTATGTTGTTCAAGCCAATTTCTGGCTATAAATGGATGGATGATGACAAAAATGACATAGCGTTTGCCACCACTTTCTTCTGCTGGCATGTGGTCTTCAATGCCAGTTTGATGATCTGGATCTATGGCTTCTCTTTTTTGTGGTATTGCTACATTTTTATTAAAGATTGA